CCAATCCTGCCTCCTATCGCGATCTCCTGCGCATCGTCATCGTGGGCCATGTCGACCATGGCAAGTCCACGCTTGTCGGTCGTATGTTTCATGACACCGGCTCCCTGCCGGATGGCAAATACGAGTCCATCAAGGCGATGTGCGAGCGGCGCGGCGTGCCGTTCGAATGGGCCTTCCTCATGGATGCACTGCAGGCGGAGCGCGATCAGGGCATCACCATCGACACCAGCCAGATCTGGTTCAAGACCGAGGCGCGCGACTACACCATCATCGATGCGCCGGGCCACAAGGAATTCCTGAAGAATATGATCACCGGCGCCGCGCAATCGGACGCCGCGCTGCTGATCATCGACGCGGCCGAAGGCGTGCGCGAGCAGTCCCGCCGTCACGGCTACCTGCTGCATCTGCTTGGCATCCGGCAGGTCGCGGTCGCCGTCAACAAGATGGACCTGATCAACTACGAAAAGGATCAGTTCGACCTGATCGAGCAGGAATACCGCGACTATCTCACCTCCATCGGCGTGACGCCGACCTTCGTCATTCCGGTTTCCGCGCGTCAGGGCGACAATATCGTCAACCAGACAGGCGCGATGCCCTGGTACAAGGGGCCGACGATTGTGAAGGCCCTCGACAGCTTTCTGCCCGCCGCGTCGCCCGTCGACCGGCCGTTGCGGTTCCCGGTGCAGGACGTATACAAGTTCGACCATCGCCGCATTATCGCGGGGCGTATCGAGGAAGGCCGGCTCGCGGTCGGCGACGAACTCGTTTTCTCGCCGTCGAACAAGACGGCGCGGGTCAAGTCCATCGAGTACTGGTCGACAGTTCCCGGCAAGCAGGCCCCCACTGAAGGCGTTGCGGGAGAATCCATCGGCATCACGCTCGATGAGCAGATTTTCGTCGAACGCGGCGAGCTCGTCAGCCATGCCGAAAATCCCCCGATCGAGACGGATGTGTTCCGTGCACGCATCTTCTGGCTTGGCCATGAGCCTCTGGTAAAGGGCAAGAGCTACCGCATCAAACTCGGCACGCTCGAGGCACCGGTTACCGTTCAGTCGATTGAAAGCATTGTCGATACGAGCGATCTTTCCAACTCCTCTTCCCATCAGGTTGAACGCAACCAGGTTGCCGAAATCGTCATTCGTGCGCGCCGCATGCTCGCTCTCGACGAGTTCACCAAGGCGCCGAAAAGCGGCCGTTTCGTTCTCATCGACAAATACGACATCGCCGGCGGCGGCATCATTTCGATGGAAGGCTATGCCGACCAGCGCGACCTCATTACGTCGCGTTCGACCAACATCACCCGCGTCGAGCATGGCATCACCAATGAGGCGCGCGCCTTCCGCAACGGTCACAAGGGCGGTGTGCTCTGGTTCACCGGCCTCTCCGGCGCGGGTAAGTCGACGCTCGCCGTCGCACTCGAGAAAAAGCTCTTCGAGAAGGGTTATAACGTCTTCGTTCTGGACGGGGATAACGTGCGGCACGGCCTCAATGCCAACCTGAGCTTCTCGCCCGAAGACCGCGCGGAAAATATCCGCCGCGTCGGGGAGGTCTCGGCGCTGTTCGCGCGCGCTGGCATGATTGCCATCACCTCCTTCATCTCGCCCTACAGGTCGGATCGCGACCGTGCGCGAGCTGCGGCAGAGGCGGATTTCCACGAAATCTACGTCAAGGCGGACGTCGCCACCTGCGAGGCGCGCGATCCGAAGGGCCTCTACAAGAAGGCCCGAGCTGGTGAGATCAAGGATTTCACGGGTATTTCCGCCCCCTATGAGGAGCCGGAGAGCGCCGAACTGACCGTGGATACGGCCATCACGCCGATAGACGAGGCGGTGGAGAAACTCGTCAACTATGTGGAGATGAAGTTCAAGGTATAAGACCCTGGTGGAATAGTTGAGCAGGGTCCTCCATGAGCGTTCTCGTTACCGGCGGTGCGGGTTATATCGGCAGCCACACAGCCCTCGATCTGGCCAGTTCCGGCGAAAAGGTTGTCGTTCTCGACAATCTTTCGACCGGCTTTGACTGGGCGGTTCAGGAGCCGGAGGCTCTCTATATCGGCGACATAGCGGATGAGGCGCTTGTCGACAGGATCATCGCGACACATGAAATCGAGGCGGTGATCCATTTTGCCGGCTCGATCATCGTGCCGGAATCCGTGGCAGACCCGCTCAAATACTATCTCAACAACACCGCCAAATCGCGCACCCTCATCGAGAGATGCGTGGCGGGCGGCGTGAAGCATTTCATTTTCTCATCCACTGCCGCCGTCTACGGAATGCCGGAGCAATCGCCGGTGGATGAAAGCGCCGTGCTGCGGCCGATGTCGCCTTATGGCCGCTCGAAGCTGATGACCGAATGGATGTTGAGCGACGTCGCCGCGGTCCATGACATGAGCTACGCGGCCTTGCGATATTTCAATGTTGCCGGCGCGGATCCGAAGGGCCGTGTCGGACAGTCGACGGCAAATGCGACCCACCTCATCAAGGTCGCCTGCCAGACGGCCCTTGGCCAGCGGCCTCATATCGAGATTTTCGGCGACGATTATCCGACAACCGACGGCACCTGTATCCGCGATTATATCCATGTGAGCGACCTCGCGGCGGCGCATACCGCCGCCCTCGGCTATCTCAGGAAAGGCGGCTCCAGCCTCGTTGCCAATTGCGGCTATGGGCATGGGTTCTCGGTCCTCGAAGTGCTGGATGCTGTCGAGCGGGCGGCAGGCCATGGTTATGAAATCCGCAGGGCACCACGCCGTCTTGGCGACCCGGCTTCCGTGGTTTCCAATCCGGCGCTGATCAAAAGCACGCTCGACTGGAAGCCTGCGTTCGACGATCTGGACGTGATCGTTGCGCATGCACTTGCCTGGGAAAAACGGCTTTTGGAGCCCAACCGCTGAGGCGCCATTGCTCTACCCGGGCCTCAGGGAATCGGGGCAACATAGCGAAATATAAATTCATTTCCGTATTAACTGGGCGCTGTGCAATTTTTGGCGCTCCCGTTCCTCGGGTTTAAGTGGAGACTATCGAGCCCATGACGACGAACGCTCCCGGCGCCGTCATTCTTGCCGCGGGCAAAGGCACGCGGATGAAATCGCGCTTGCCCAAGGTGCTGCATCCCATCGCCGGCAAGCCCATGCTGGGCCATGTTCTGTCCGCTGTCAGCGCGCTTGGCAGCGAACGTCCGGTGCTGGTTGTCGGACCGGGCATGGACGAAGTCGCCACTTATGCCCGTGGTCTCGTTTCCGGTCTTACTATTGCGGTCCAGGAAAAGCAGCTCGGTACGGGCGACGCGGTTCGTGCCGCCGCACCGCATATCGATAAGAAAGAAAGTGTGGTCCTCGTCGTCTTTGGCGATACGCCGCTTGTCCGCGCGGAAACGCTGGCGGATATGACGCGGCGTTGCGAAGAAGGCAGCGACATCGTCGTTCTGGGTTTTGAGGCGGCCGATCCCACCGGTTACGGACGGCTCATCCTCGATGGCAACGATGTGGTCAGGATTGTCGAGCACAAGGATGCGAGCGAGGAAGAGCGCAAGAACAAGCTCTGTTTCGGCGGGCCGATGGCGGTTCGCGCCGCGCATCTGCCGGCGCTCCTCGCCAAGCTCACCAACAAGAACGCTCAGGGTGAATTCTACATGACGGACTTCGTCGCGCATGGCCGCGCCGCCGGTCTTGTCTGCAGCGCGGTCTTCTGTCTCGAAGCGGATATGCAGGGTGTCAACAGCCGCGCTGATCTGGCGGCGGCCGAAGCCACCATGCAGCAAAGGCTGCGCATGGCCGCCATGGCCGGTGGCGTTACGATGCTCGATCCGTCGAGCGTTTACTTGAGCATGGATACCGAGTTCGGAGAGGACGTGACGGTGGGCCAGAATGTTGTTTTCGGGCCCGGTTGCGTCATTGCCAACGGCGTCACTATCAAGGCTTTCTCTCACCTCGAAGGTGCGCATGTTGCAGAAGGAGCGGAGATCGGTCCTTTTGCACGCATCCGGCCGGGTTCCGAAATCGGCCGCAAGGCGCGGATCGGCAACTTCGTGGAAACAAAGAAGGCGCGGATCGAGGACGGCGCCAAGGTCAATCATCTGTCCTATATCGGCGATGCGCGCGTCGGTGCGGGCGCCAATATCGGCGCGGGTACCATCACGTGCAATTACGACGGATATAACAAGTTTTTCACGGATATCGGTGCTGGCGCCTTTATCGGCTCCAACAGTTCGCTGGTCGCTCCGGTCAGCATCGGCGATGGGGCTTATCTCGGCTCCGGCAGTGTCGTGACAAAAGATGTAGCCGCGGATGCTTTGGGCGTTGCCCGCGCAAGACAATTCGAAAAACCGGGCTGGGCGGCGGCGTTCCACGCGAAACACAAAGACAAGAAGAAGGCTTCAGGCGAATAGCATGTGTGGCATTGTCGGCATCATTGGAACGAAGCCTGTTGCGCCCATTATTCTGGAGGCGTTGAAACGTCTCGAATATCGCGGCTATGACAGTGCGGGGATTGCAACGCTGTCGGGCGGGGAAATCATTCGCCGGCGCGCGGAAGGCAAGCTCGCAAATCTGGAACGTGCGCTCGACGACAATCCGCTCGACGGCATTATAGGCATTGGCCATACGCGCTGGGCAACGCATGGCGCTCCCGTCGAAAGGAACGCGCATCCTCATGTGACGGACCGTGTCGCTATCGTCCATAACGGCATTATCGAGAACTTTCGGGAGCTGCGCGAGAGGCTGACTGCCGGGGGAGCCATTTTCACGACGGAAACGGACAGCGAAGTCATCGCGCATCTCGTGACCCATTATCTCGACCAGGGGATTTCTCCCCGGGAGGCCGCCAGCGCCGCGCTCACGGAACTGGAGGGCGCGTTTGCGCTCGGCATCATTTTTCGTGGCGAGGAAGATCTGATCATCGGTGCGCGTCGCGGCCCTCCCTTGGCCGTCGGATATGGCGATGACGCCATGTATCTCGGCTCCGATGCATTCGCACTTGCCCCCATGACCAGCCGTGTCAGCTTCCTCGAAGATGGCGACCGGGTAGAGATCACTCGTACCTCGGTTGCGGTTTTCGATGTCCATGGGCAACCGGTCAAACGTCCCATCCGGATTGCCGATGTCTCGGCTGCCCTGGTCGACAAGGGCAATCACCGCCATTTCATGGCGAAGGAAATTTTTGAACAGCCCGAGGTCATCGGACACACGCTTTCGGAATATGTGAACCCGCTCGACGATACGATCCGGAACACGGACCTGCCCGTTGATCTCGCATCCGTCCCCCGCATCACCATCGTGGCCTGCGGTACCGCTTATTACGCCGGCCTCGTGGCGAAGTACTGGTTCGAAAGATATGCCCGGGTCTCCGTCGAGGTGGATATTGCCTCCGAGTTCCGGTACCGCGATGCGGCGCTGACGGAAGGCGGCCTCGCCATCTTCATTTCACAATCGGGCGAGACGGCCGACACGCTGGCCGCCCTTCAATATTGCCGTGCACAGGGACAAAAGATCCTGTCGGTCGTGAATGTGACTGAATCCTCCATCGCGCGCGCCTCGGACGCGATCCTGCCGACTTTTGCCGGACCTGAAATCGGGGTCGCTTCGACAAAGGCCTTTACATGCCAGCTCACGACGCTGGCGGTGCTGGCTATTCGCACGGGCATTGCACGTGGGGCGGTTGACAAGACAGATGAAGCGCGGCTGGTGCGTACACTGATGGAAATACCGCGTCACGTCGCCGAAGCTCTGGCGAGCGATGAACATATTCAGACATTGAGCGCGGACCTCGCCAAGGCGCGGGACGTACTCTATCTCGGGCGCGGGCATAACTATCCGATCGCGTTGGAAGGCGCCCTGAAGCTCAAGGAAATTTCCTATATCCACGCCGAAGGCTATGCCGCCGGCGAACTCAAGCACGGTCCCATCGCGCTTATCGATGAGGAAGTGCCGGTCGTGGTGATCTCACCTGTCGATGAGCTGTTCGATAAAACGATTTCGAACATGCAGGAAGTAATCGCGCGCGGCGGCCGGGTGGTCCTGATTTCCGACAAGGCGGGGATTGCGCGTGCCGGGGATGGTCTCTGGGCCGAAATCGAAGTGCCGCCGGTGGATCCGCTGATTGCCCCCATCGTCAATGCGATCCCGGTGCAACTGCTCGCCTATCACACCGCCGTTTCCAAGGGCACCGACGTCGACCAGCCGCGTAATCTGGCGAAATCGGTGACTGTGGAATAGGGCGATTCGGGCACTTTTAACGCCAAAGACGAAGCCTGAGGCGCTGTAATCCATTGATATTATTTGCATATCCCCGATCGCGGCGGTCGGCAGGTCTGGCGTGATAAGATTTGCGCGAGATTCAACAGGCCATCGCGTATCGGGGAGGGCCGGTCGATGCGGCATCCAGAATGCGACGTTTGATGCGCGGCGGAAGGCGAGGAATTGCCATTTCCCTGCTTGTAATGCTTGTGGCCCTGTTGCTCCCGGCGCCCTATCCGGCGAGCGCGAGCAGCGCGGAGGATGAAGCCGCAGCCTTGATGAAGGCGGGGGCGGATTCCATCGAACGCGGCCAGTACGACAAGGCAGCCGTCGACTTCTCGAATGCACTTGATAGTGGCGGGCTGACGCCGGAAGGCCGCGCTCTCGCCTATCACCACAGGGGCGTCTCATTTCTGAAGGTCGGCCAGCAGGATGCGGCCATTGCCGATTACACCCGCGCCATTACCGCGAATGCGCTGCCGGCCATGGTGCTGGCACGGGCCTATTACAATCGCGGCATTGCCTATAGTAACACGGGCAAGGTGGATGCCGCCGAGCGCGACTATCTCAAGACCATCGAGCTGACGCCGGATTACGCTGCGGCCTATCACAATCTCGCAAACCTGGAGCGGCGGCGTCATGCCTATGACGACGCGATCCTCCATTACACAGCGGCGATCGACAACATGCAGGGTAGGGAGCGGAAGCTACCGCTCTTTGGGCGAGCCCTGGCGCTGGAGCAGTCGGGCGATCTTGAGCGTGCCGCCGCCGATTTGAGGCAGGCGCTCATCCTCGATCCGGAATTCGAGCTCGCCCAAGCGAAGCTCACGGCGATCTCGCCGCAGCTTGCCGCTGTCGACGAGCTGCCGTCCGCAGCGGCACAGAGCGAAGAAGCTGAACTTTCCCCTCAGATTGTGCCGTCCACCGTGGCGCCGTTCCAGACCGCTGCATCCGGTCAGGAAGCAGGAAAAGTCATCAGGATCGCCAGCGTCGGGGGATGGAGGACGACGGCGACCCGTTTTCCGGCGCCGGAGCCCGCAGCGAAGGCCATGGCGGCGGCCGACGGCAATGACACCCTCGTAACCGGCTCGCTCAGGCCAGCGGAAGCACTTCCCGCACCCGAACACAGCCCGGCAGCTGCAAAGCAGGCCGCTGCCGCTTCGAAAAGCCCGTCATCCGCCGAGCAAGCGCGCTACCGTCTGCAGCTTGGCGCTTTCAGGGAACCGGACGTGGCAGCACAGGCATGGGAAGAAATTTCGAGGCAGGCGCCGGGCATTATTGGCCGCTTCGATTACGCCATCCAGAAAGCAGATCTCGGGTCACGCGGCATCTTCTATCGGCTGAGAGCCGGCGGCTTTGCAGGGATTGGCGAAGCACGGACTACATGCAAATCGCTCGAAGCGCACAAGATCGAGTGCATTGTCGTTGATGGCTAGGCGGCGGCTTCCGGAGCGTTCCCGTCATTGACGTAGCGGCGCCGCCGCGGCCGAATGCCGAACCGTCTCGACGGTTGTCGCGGCCTGCCATTCATCGATAAACTCCCCGCCAACAATAACCAGACGGTTTGGGAAAGGGAGACGTATGGCCCAGCAGACGGTGGGACTTACAGCATTTGGCGGATATATCCCGCGCCTTCGCCTGCAGCGAAAAGCGGTAGCACAGGCGAACGCATGGGTCGCCCCGAACTTCCTCGGCAAGGGGAAGGGCGAGCGCTCCATGGCCAATTGGGACGAAGATGCACTGACCATGGCGGTAGAGGCGGCGCGGGACCTGCTGGGGCCCGACGACGACCGGAGCCATGTGGATGCGCTCTATCTCGGGTCGACGACCTTGCCCTTCAAAGACCGGCTGAACAGCGGCATCGTTGCGGCCGCCCTGACGCTTGATGAGCGGGTTCGCGCCGTCGATGTGGCGTCCACTCAGCGAGCGGGCACCTCGGCCCTCATGCAGGCGCTGTCCGCAGTCAAGGCGGGCGAGGCGAAGCACGCGCTGGTCCTCGCGTCCGATCACCGCAAGACCAAAGCAGTCACCGCGCAGGAACTGGATTTTGGCGACGGTGCAGCGGCCGTCTCCGTCGGCACTGAAAATGTGATTGCTGCATATCTCGGCGGCGCAAGCCTGACCGTGGATTTCGTCGATCACTTCCGGGGCGACAGCGAAGAGTTCGACTATAATTGGGAAGAACGCTGGATCCGCGACGAAGGCTTCGCAAAGATCGTTCCGCGCGCGGTGAAGGCAGCACTTGAGAACTCCGGCGTAAGTGCTGGAGAGATCAAGCACTTTGTTCTCCCGTGTAGTTTCGGCGACAAGTTTGTCCAACAGCTTGCGAAACGTTCAGGCATCGCGCCCGAAGCGGCGCGGGATACGCTCGCGGCGAATTGCGGCGAGACCGGCGCGGCCCATTCGCTCGTCATGCTCGTTCACACATTGCAGAAGGAAGCAAAGCCTGGCGACAAGGTGATGGTTCTCCATTTCGGCGGCGGTTGCGACGCTCTCGTCTTCGAAGTGACCGACAAGCTTTCGAGCCAGGCCGGGAAACGCGGCATCGTCGGTTCGCTCGCCAATCGCACAGAGGAAACCAACTACCTCAAATTCCTGACCTTCAATGGCCTCATTGAATGGGAAAAGGGAATGCGCGCCGAGCAGGACAAGAAGACCGCTCTCACCACGCTCTACCGCAACGAGGACATGCTGATGGGTCTCGTGGGCGGCCGGTGCACGGAAACGGGTGTCATCCAGTTCCCCAGGTCCCGCATATCGGTCAATCCGAACAACCACACGGTCGACACGCAGGAGCCTTACAAATTCGCCGAGAAGAAGGCGAAAATCCTATCCTGGTCGGCGGACTTCCTCTCCTTCAGCATGAACCCGCCGAACCATTACGGCATGGTCGTGTTCGACGAAGGCGGCCGGATCATGATGGATTTCACGGATGTCGAAGCCGGCACTGTCGATTCCGGCATGGAAGTGAAGCTCGTCTTCCGGATCAAGGAATTCGACGACAAGCGCGGTTTCCGCCGATATTTCTGGAAGGCAGTTCCTGTCGCGGCGAGCACAGCAAAATCACAAACGGGCCAGGCGGCCGAATAGGGAGACACGGACATGGCGGCAGGTATCAAGGACAAGGTCGCGATCCTCGGCATGGGTTGCTCGAAATTCGGCGAACGCTGGGATGCAGGCCCTGAGGAACTGATGGTCGAGGCCTATCTCGAAGCCATGCAGGACGCCGGCATCGAACCGACGCAGCTCGACGCGGCCTGGTTTTCGACGCATATCGACGAAATCGGCACCGGCAAGGGCGGCACGCCGCTTTCGGTCGCGCTCAGGCTTCCGAACATCGCGGTAACGCGCGTGGAAAACTTCTGTGCCTCAGGCTCGGAAGCCTTCCGCGGTGCCGTTTACGCGGTCGCCTCGGGAGCTGCCGATATTGCGCTCGCGGTCGGCGTCGAGAAGCTCAAGGACACAGGCTATGGCGGCTTGCCGGTCGGCAACATGGGGACGCTCAATCCGCAGTGGTCGCCGTCGGGTTCCGCACCCGGCAACTTCGCGCAGCTTGCTTCCGCCTACCGGGCGAAGCATGGCGTCAGCAAGGAAGACCTCAAGCGCGCGATCGCGCATGTTTCCGTGAAGAGCCATGCCAATGGCGCGAAGAACCCGAAGGCTCATCTCCGCAATGAGGTGACGGAAGATCAGGTGATGAACGCCCCGATGATCGCCGAACCGTTGGGCCTCTTCGATTGCTGCGGCGTGTCCGACGGTGCGGCAGCGGTGATCGTTACCACGCCGGAAATCGCCAAGGCCATGGGCAAGAAGGACATCGTCACCGTGAAGGCGATGCAGCTTTCGGTCTCGAACGGCCTCGAATCCCAGCACAACAGCTGGGATGGCAGCTATTTCCACACGGCGCGGATCGCGGCCAAGAAGGCCTACAAGGAGGCCGGCATCGACAATCCGCGCGAGGAAGTCAGCATGATGGAGGTGCATGACTGCTTCTCCATCACCGAACTTGTTACAATGGAAGATCTTTTTATCTCGCCGGAAGGTGGGGCCGTGAAGGACGTCATGGACGGGTTCTACGATGCCGATGGCAAGGTCCCGTGCCAGATCGATGGCGGCCTGAAATGCTTCGGGCATCCCATCGGGGCATCCGGCCTGCGCATGGCCTATGAGATGTATCTCCAGCTTCAGGGCCGGGCAGGCGAGCGGCAGCTTGCCAATCCGAAGATTGGATTGACGCACAATCTGGGCGGGGCCCCCTCCCAGAATGTCTGTTCGGTGACGATTATCGGCGCGCAAGGCGCGTGAACGAACTACAATAGAAAAGGCCGGGTTCTTCCCGGCCTTTTTTATGCCTTGGTTGGACCTGACATTCTGGTCCCGACATGAGGATGTCCCCGATTCCCGCTTAGTTCAGCCCTTCCGGGCCGGAGCCCGTCTCGTAATTGCTGTTCAACTCACCCATCTTTCTCTTTGGCTTTCTGCCACTGACAGCTTTGCTGTGCTTCCTCATCCGCGCCTATATGGGCCGGGAGGCAAGCCTTGGCTTTCTGGTTTTGGCCTCTCTCTTCTTTTACGGCTGGTGGAACCCGGTCTATCTGCCGCTGCTGATCGGCCTCGCGATCTTCAATTTTCTGATGGCGAAGGCCATCATGACCGAGCGGCTCAAGCCCGGCGGCGGGACAGCGACCGTCCTCACGGCCTTCGGAGTGACGGTCGATCTCGCTTCACTCGGGTTTTTCAAATACACGGATTTTTTGATCGGAACGTCCAACGCGGTGCTCGATACGGATTTTCCGCTTCAGCACATCGTTCTGCCGTTGGCCATATCCTTCTTCACCTTCCAGAAGATTGCCTATCTGGTGGATGCTCGGCGAGGCGAGGTCGAGCCCCACAGCTTTCTTGAATATTGTTTCTTCGTGATGTTCTTTCCCCAGCTCATTGCGGGGCCGATTGTGCATCACAAGGAAATATTCTCGCAGACCAAGAAGGCCCGCGGCTTCGCCTTCGACAGAATGAACATCGCTATCGGCCTCACGATCTTCTTTATCGGGCTCTTCAAGAAGGTTGTACTCGCGGACAATATCGCGCCGGTTGCGACCGCTGTCTTCAACAGTGCAGCGGCCGGCAACGAGATAGGTTTCTTCGACGCATGGGAGGGAATGCTTGCCTATACCTTCCAGCTCTATTTCGATTTTTCCGGCTATTCGGACATGGCAATCGGCGCCGCGCGCATATTCGGCATCAAGCTTCCGCTGAATTTCCATTCGCCGTACCAGGCTGTCAGCATCACGGATTTCTGGCGGCGCTGGCATATGACGCTGTCGCGTTTCCTGCGTGACTACCTCTACATCTCGCTCGGGGGCAACCGGCGTGGCAAGGTGAGGCGCTATCTCAATCTGTTTATCACCATGGCGCTTGGAGGGCTCTGGCATGGCCCCGCATGGACATTCATGCTCTGGGGTGCGGCGCACGGGCTGATGCTCATCGTCAATCATGGCTGGAACGCGCTGCCACGAAAGCCGATCAATACCTGGTGGTCGCGCGGCATTGCGCGCGCCTTGACGTTTCTGTGTGTCGCGCTTGCCTGGGTTCTTTTCCGTGCAGCGGACCTTGATGCCGCGACCGCGATTTACAGCGGGCTGGTCACATTCCCGTTTGAATTCACGGCTGAACGCGTGATCGAGAATATCGCCTGGCTCGCTTTCTGGATGGGTATCGTCTGGTTCTGGCCGAATACGCAGCAATGGTTGGCTATGGTGCGGCCCGCTTTCAACTACAAATGGGCGGATCGCCGCGCCGATCCTTTGTTGCTTCCGATCGACGGCACACGCTTTGCGCGTCTGGCGCTTTGGCGGCCAAGCAAAAGGGTAGCCATAGCCGTCGGACTTATGACTGCGGCCTCATTCCTGAGCCTTCAGCGCATCAGCGAATTCCTCTATTTCCAGTTCTGATCCATGAATATGAGCCAACACGCACCCGCCTATCTGATGACGCTCTTCGCGACGGTGGTTGTCGTTGGCGCGGTGGCCCTGGGCTTCAATGCGGCCGTCGACCCGATGTGGTATTTTGGCGGGAACAAGCTCGGAACCGTGAATTACGCGTTCAACGAGCGTTTGAGCAAAACCAACCGGTTTCTCGCGGATCCCGATTCCTATGACTGCCTTATCTTTGGCGATAGCCGGGTGACGCTGCTCCCTGAGGACAAGATCAAGGGTTATCGCTGTTTCAATTTCGCGTTCTCGGCGGGAAAGGCGGAAGAAGCCGTCGCCTTCGCGCGCTATGTCGAGGAGCGCGGCTTCAAGCCCAGGCTCGTCATCATGGGCGTTCCGGCAGCGGCATTTCGCGAGCGCATCGGCGGCGTCAATATTCCTCCCTTCATAAAGGAGGGTGGAGAGCCGAAGTCCGCTTATCTCTCTTATCTTTCATTTGATGCCGTCTCCATGTCTTGGCAGACGCTATTCGGGCCGTCTCCTCTCGACCGCGTGTATGACAGGGACTTCAACTGCAAGGTAGCTCCGGGGGCACCCGCCTACGATCCGAAAGTTCCGCTCCGGGATCTGATGGCCGGTAAGTTCACAGGAACGCAGCGTGTTCGTTTCTATGACGATATGCGCGGTATCTTTCCTGATGCGGAGCTTGTCGGTTATGTGCCGCCAATTTCTGCGTGGGCGATCAAGTCTTATGCGGATGCCGGTTGGCTGGATGGCTATGTGCGCGCACTTCAACTTGCTTCCGAGAAGTTCGACCGCTTTCTCGACTATGGCGTGCCTTCCGAGCTCACCATCGACGTCGAGAACACTTACGACGGCACTCATTATTCCGAACCAGCGAATGCCGCTGTTGCCCAGTCTCTTCTTTCAGGAGGGATGCAAGATACTCTGAATGTGAAAGCCCTCTCGGCCGAAGAAATGCTGACGACATACCGGGAGCGCCTCGATTTTTACGACGCGAAAATCCAGGCGGGTCTTTCGCATTAAGCGGCGAGCGTGCTCCTGGAGATGCATTCGGTCGCTGTCGGGGCTATCACCACAAAAATCTGATCCACCTCCGCCCCGGAAGATGAGACCGGAAAGACACCGCGATGCACGGTAATGAACTCGCGTTTCTTGATCGGGAGGTGAGTAATCGAGAAAATTGGGCGATACGTCACGAGCACACGGCTAAATTCAAGCCGGCGGATCTCGGCACCTTCGGGGGTGAGATTTTCACCCAGCGTTTTGCCGGTATAGTCGACACCGAATAATTCCGTGCAACCGGTTCCCGCAAGGCGGTAGCGGTATTCGGTGCCGGTGCGCTGCGATATCGCTTCGAGCACCAGAAGCCAACTCAAAATTCCGGCAATTTCAGCAGGGTTTATCTGCTGGCGGCACGGCACGCCGGTCGCCCGCGCCTGTTGAGTCCAGTAGGCATTGAAGGCCCACACAGGGTGCCGGGACGAGATGGCCGATATATCGATTTCGGTGTAGGGCAAGGAACAACCTGCGGGTACTCGTACTGACAAGCCACACAATGCGCGGCGATTTTGCAGTTAAGCCCAAAACGCTTACCAAATTGTCACCTGCCGCCCGGCGGCCGCTACCCTCTCTTCTGGAGATAGGCTGCGACACGTT
Above is a window of Parvibaculum lavamentivorans DS-1 DNA encoding:
- the glmS gene encoding glutamine--fructose-6-phosphate transaminase (isomerizing) — protein: MCGIVGIIGTKPVAPIILEALKRLEYRGYDSAGIATLSGGEIIRRRAEGKLANLERALDDNPLDGIIGIGHTRWATHGAPVERNAHPHVTDRVAIVHNGIIENFRELRERLTAGGAIFTTETDSEVIAHLVTHYLDQGISPREAASAALTELEGAFALGIIFRGEEDLIIGARRGPPLAVGYGDDAMYLGSDAFALAPMTSRVSFLEDGDRVEITRTSVAVFDVHGQPVKRPIRIADVSAALVDKGNHRHFMAKEIFEQPEVIGHTLSEYVNPLDDTIRNTDLPVDLASVPRITIVACGTAYYAGLVAKYWFERYARVSVEVDIASEFRYRDAALTEGGLAIFISQSGETADTLAALQYCRAQGQKILSVVNVTESSIARASDAILPTFAGPEIGVASTKAFTCQLTTLAVLAIRTGIARGAVDKTDEARLVRTLMEIPRHVAEALASDEHIQTLSADLAKARDVLYLGRGHNYPIALEGALKLKEISYIHAEGYAAGELKHGPIALIDEEVPVVVISPVDELFDKTISNMQEVIARGGRVVLISDKAGIARAGDGLWAEIEVPPVDPLIAPIVNAIPVQLLAYHTAVSKGTDVDQPRNLAKSVTVE
- the glmU gene encoding bifunctional UDP-N-acetylglucosamine diphosphorylase/glucosamine-1-phosphate N-acetyltransferase GlmU codes for the protein MTTNAPGAVILAAGKGTRMKSRLPKVLHPIAGKPMLGHVLSAVSALGSERPVLVVGPGMDEVATYARGLVSGLTIAVQEKQLGTGDAVRAAAPHIDKKESVVLVVFGDTPLVRAETLADMTRRCEEGSDIVVLGFEAADPTGYGRLILDGNDVVRIVEHKDASEEERKNKLCFGGPMAVRAAHLPALLAKLTNKNAQGEFYMTDFVAHGRAAGLVCSAVFCLEADMQGVNSRADLAAAEATMQQRLRMAAMAGGVTMLDPSSVYLSMDTEFGEDVTVGQNVVFGPGCVIANGVTIKAFSHLEGAHVAEGAEIGPFARIRPGSEIGRKARIGNFVETKKARIEDGAKVNHLSYIGDARVGAGANIGAGTITCNYDGYNKFFTDIGAGAFIGSNSSLVAPVSIGDGAYLGSGSVVTKDVAADALGVARARQFEKPGWAAAFHAKHKDKKKASGE
- the galE gene encoding UDP-glucose 4-epimerase GalE, with the translated sequence MSVLVTGGAGYIGSHTALDLASSGEKVVVLDNLSTGFDWAVQEPEALYIGDIADEALVDRIIATHEIEAVIHFAGSIIVPESVADPLKYYLNNTAKSRTLIERCVAGGVKHFIFSSTAAVYGMPEQSPVDESAVLRPMSPYGRSKLMTEWMLSDVAAVHDMSYAALRYFNVAGADPKGRVGQSTANATHLIKVACQTALGQRPHIEIFGDDYPTTDGTCIRDYIHVSDLAAAHTAALGYLRKGGSSLVANCGYGHGFSVLEVLDAVERAAGHGYEIRRAPRRLGDPASVVSNPALIKSTLDWKPAFDDLDVIVAHALAWEKRLLEPNR
- the cysC gene encoding adenylyl-sulfate kinase, producing the protein MSEVSEAKVRLAAVNTNPASYRDLLRIVIVGHVDHGKSTLVGRMFHDTGSLPDGKYESIKAMCERRGVPFEWAFLMDALQAERDQGITIDTSQIWFKTEARDYTIIDAPGHKEFLKNMITGAAQSDAALLIIDAAEGVREQSRRHGYLLHLLGIRQVAVAVNKMDLINYEKDQFDLIEQEYRDYLTSIGVTPTFVIPVSARQGDNIVNQTGAMPWYKGPTIVKALDSFLPAASPVDRPLRFPVQDVYKFDHRRIIAGRIEEGRLAVGDELVFSPSNKTARVKSIEYWSTVPGKQAPTEGVAGESIGITLDEQIFVERGELVSHAENPPIETDVFRARIFWLGHEPLVKGKSYRIKLGTLEAPVTVQSIESIVDTSDLSNSSSHQVERNQVAEIVIRARRMLALDEFTKAPKSGRFVLIDKYDIAGGGIISMEGYADQRDLITSRSTNITRVEHGITNEARAFRNGHKGGVLWFTGLSGAGKSTLAVALEKKLFEKGYNVFVLDGDNVRHGLNANLSFSPEDRAENIRRVGEVSALFARAGMIAITSFISPYRSDRDRARAAAEADFHEIYVKADVATCEARDPKGLYKKARAGEIKDFTGISAPYEEPESAELTVDTAITPIDEAVEKLVNYVEMKFKV